A region of Ictidomys tridecemlineatus isolate mIctTri1 chromosome 4, mIctTri1.hap1, whole genome shotgun sequence DNA encodes the following proteins:
- the LOC101970908 gene encoding olfactory receptor 51I2, with amino-acid sequence MRSLGTNLSSTTSFILMGFPELGSLEHCLAALLLLLYAVSILGNTLILFIIKEEQSLHQPMYYFLSLLSVTDLGASFSTLPTVLASMCFHAPETAFDACLAQMFFIHFFSWTESGILLAMSFDRYVAICNPLRYSSVLTDARVAYIGISIIIRSFCTVFPSPFLLKRLPFCRANVLIHPFCLHPDMIRLPCGDTTINNIYGLFVVISTFSVDSVLILLSYVLILHSVLAIASKEERLKTLNTCVSHICAVLIFYVPMVSVSMVHRYGKHAPEYVHKFMSLVYLFVPPMLNPIIYSIKTKEIRKRLHKMFFIPKL; translated from the coding sequence ATGAGAAGTTTGGGGACTAACCTCTCAAGTACCACCAGCTTCATACTCATGGGCTTCCCAGAGTTGGGAAGCCTGGAGCACTGCCTGGCCGCCCTCCTCCTGCTGCTTTATGCTGTCTCCATCCTAGGCAACACCCTGATTCTCTTCATCATCAAGGAGGAGCAGAGCTTGCACCAGCCAATGTACTACTTCCTGTCCCTTCTGTCTGTCACTGACCTGGGGGCGTCCTTTTCTACACTGCCCACTGTCCTGGCTTCTATGTGTTTTCATGCTCCAGAGACTGCTTTTGATGCCTGCCTGGCCCAAATGTTCTTCATCCATTTTTTCTCCTGGACAGAATCTGGGATCCTGCTGGCCATGAGTtttgaccgctatgtggccatctgtaacCCTTTGCGCTATTCCTCAGTGCTCACTGATGCCCGTGTAGCCTACATAGGCATATCCATCATCATCCGAAGCTTTTGCACGGTCTTTCCATCTCCCTTCCTCCTGAAGAGGCTGCCCTTCTGCAGGGCCAATGTCCTGATCCACCCCTTCTGCTTGCATCCTGACATGATCCGCCTGCCCTGTGGAGATACCACCATCAACAACATATATGGCCTGTTTGTTGTCATCTCTACCTTTAGTGTAGATTCAGTGCTCATTCTTCTCTCCTATGTGCTCATTTTGCACTCTGTGCTGGCCATTGCCTCCAAGGAAGAGAGGCTCAAGACACTTAACACATGTGTATCACATATCTGTGCTGTGCTCATCTTCTATGTGCCCATGGTTAGTGTATCAATGGTTCATCGATATGGGAAGCATGCCCCTGAGTATGTGCACAAGTTTATGTCCTTGGTCTATCTCTTTGTGCCTCCAATGCTCAATCCAATTATCTATTCCATCAAAACTAAGGAGATTCGTAAGAGACTACACAAGATGTTTTTTATACCCAAGCTCTGA